From Helicobacter sp. MIT 05-5293, one genomic window encodes:
- a CDS encoding glycosyltransferase family A protein: MTEEKPKFSILSPTFNHEKYVKFLIESCLNQTFRDFELILVDDCSSDRNIEEIKKFQDSRIKLIKHEFNKGINATINTAFENAKGEYIVFIAGDDMLKPNALERLYDVHQKNPQAIAIYPLLTMVDNANNEKEQVFVWLNQNRSQEEMLHQIFMSGNCLTSPGMSMSREKFAKILYPLDNAMCVHQDTQMHTKILAAGDIFVLQEALIWYRFDENATNISFPTPVFFTRVQLEVSALLDTFLNITDTELLKKIFAEEIQKSGVEPKEGLIPFFLGRMALYSQDWDRQSWGYRQIMHSYNTPQKAQKLHDTYNFVFKDYLQLALLCVHNDKTRAKYKKYKKLFNITLGICVVSLISTISLAIYAL; the protein is encoded by the coding sequence ATGACAGAAGAAAAGCCTAAATTTTCCATCCTCTCCCCGACCTTTAATCACGAAAAATATGTAAAATTTCTTATAGAATCTTGCCTAAATCAGACTTTTAGGGATTTTGAGCTTATCCTTGTCGATGACTGCTCAAGTGATAGAAATATAGAAGAGATTAAAAAATTTCAAGATTCTCGAATCAAGCTCATCAAACATGAATTCAACAAGGGTATAAACGCCACTATCAATACGGCTTTTGAAAATGCAAAGGGTGAATACATCGTCTTTATCGCGGGTGATGATATGCTAAAGCCTAATGCCTTAGAGAGACTTTATGATGTGCATCAAAAAAATCCTCAAGCCATCGCAATTTATCCTTTACTTACTATGGTAGATAATGCCAACAATGAAAAAGAGCAGGTTTTTGTTTGGTTAAATCAAAACAGAAGTCAAGAAGAAATGCTCCATCAAATCTTTATGTCGGGCAATTGCCTTACCTCGCCCGGAATGTCAATGAGTAGAGAAAAATTTGCTAAGATTCTCTATCCTCTTGATAATGCAATGTGCGTCCATCAAGACACACAGATGCACACGAAGATTCTAGCAGCTGGAGATATTTTTGTCCTTCAAGAAGCGTTGATTTGGTATCGCTTTGATGAAAATGCGACAAATATCAGCTTCCCTACTCCTGTCTTTTTTACAAGAGTTCAGCTAGAAGTTAGTGCATTATTAGATACTTTTTTGAATATCACAGATACAGAGCTACTCAAAAAAATCTTTGCTGAAGAAATACAAAAAAGTGGTGTAGAGCCTAAGGAGGGATTGATTCCCTTTTTCTTAGGAAGAATGGCTCTTTATTCACAAGATTGGGATAGACAATCGTGGGGATACAGGCAGATTATGCACTCTTACAACACACCACAAAAAGCGCAAAAGCTCCACGATACTTATAATTTTGTCTTTAAGGACTATTTACAATTAGCTTTATTGTGCGTTCATAATGATAAAACACGCGCTAAATACAAGAAATACAAAAAGCTATTTAATATTACTCTTGGTATTTGTGTCGTATCATTAATCTCCACAATCAGTCTTGCTATTTATGCTTTATAG
- a CDS encoding glycosyltransferase: MENQRKLTIIMPTYNRESYIREALDSVLMQETNYPYEIVIADDCSTDNSLIIAQEYQTKHPQIIRILPSQTNQKLYKNILRAYADLKTDYFCVLDPDDFWTDKHKIQKALDFLESHRDYTMYCANTLLKDENNTMGGGQLYIATDKKNMSYDFSHFLKGKGFILGHTSSSIFRNIFTPTFLEKMANFEPPTKEASFRGDSFRNICALQKGKGYFQNEVDSVYRLTTTGIWTSNSPLKQNIMNCNFHKDMWLFFDKAYSELLQRAYILYHRSIISQTQMLLNELNLEPIYQLQETSQILESSKCDIQTRLLKKAKLKYRIYFKLYHKIGKKLAKKGLL; encoded by the coding sequence ATGGAAAATCAAAGAAAACTCACGATTATTATGCCTACCTATAATAGAGAATCTTATATCAGAGAAGCTTTAGATTCTGTTTTGATGCAAGAGACAAATTATCCCTATGAGATTGTCATTGCCGATGATTGCTCTACAGATAATTCCCTTATCATCGCACAAGAGTATCAAACAAAACACCCCCAAATCATTAGGATTCTCCCCTCGCAAACCAACCAAAAACTCTATAAAAATATCCTAAGGGCTTATGCAGATTTGAAGACGGATTATTTTTGTGTCTTAGATCCTGATGATTTTTGGACAGACAAACACAAGATTCAAAAGGCTTTGGATTTTTTAGAATCTCATCGGGATTATACGATGTATTGTGCCAATACGCTTTTAAAAGATGAAAATAATACAATGGGGGGGGGGCAATTGTATATTGCAACTGATAAAAAGAATATGAGCTATGATTTTTCGCATTTTCTAAAAGGTAAAGGTTTTATTCTTGGACATACTTCGAGCAGTATATTTCGTAATATCTTTACGCCAACCTTTTTAGAAAAAATGGCAAACTTCGAGCCCCCAACCAAAGAAGCTTCTTTCCGTGGAGATTCTTTTAGGAATATTTGTGCTTTGCAAAAAGGCAAAGGGTATTTTCAAAATGAAGTCGATAGCGTGTATCGTCTGACTACCACAGGGATTTGGACTTCAAATAGCCCTCTCAAACAAAACATTATGAATTGTAATTTTCATAAGGATATGTGGTTATTTTTTGACAAGGCATATTCTGAACTCCTGCAAAGGGCATATATCCTTTATCATCGCTCTATTATTTCACAAACCCAAATGCTGCTTAATGAGCTAAACCTAGAGCCGATATATCAACTCCAAGAGACAAGCCAGATATTAGAATCAAGCAAATGCGACATACAAACGAGATTACTGAAAAAAGCCAAACTCAAATACAGAATCTATTTCAAACTCTATCACAAAATAGGCAAAAAACTAGCAAAAAAAGGATTATTATGA
- the ispD gene encoding 2-C-methyl-D-erythritol 4-phosphate cytidylyltransferase, translating to MKNYAIILASGVGSRYGGSVPKQFSKIAGKSILEHTIEVFEKATQINEIILVILPESRLLVEEILLKNHYKKITKILNGGETRKESSYIGVMSIDDEEANVLIHDCARPFLSQDVISRCIQSLDAHNAIDVAIPTADTIIEISSLGFIHNIPKRDTLMRGQTPQCFKLSLIKKAHQMAINDDDFTDDCGLILKYNLGEVFVVEGESENIKITYAQDIVLADKLFQTKTIFAPETDLSKLSLGGGGISRFWWHEWNRQIHCRNRSKLPNSCLCSF from the coding sequence ATGAAGAATTATGCAATTATTTTAGCTAGTGGAGTGGGTAGTAGGTATGGGGGTTCTGTTCCGAAGCAATTTAGCAAGATTGCAGGGAAAAGTATCCTAGAGCATACGATTGAAGTCTTTGAAAAAGCCACGCAAATCAATGAAATTATTCTTGTGATTTTACCAGAATCTCGATTGTTGGTTGAAGAAATCTTACTCAAAAATCATTACAAAAAAATCACTAAAATCCTTAACGGTGGGGAGACAAGAAAGGAAAGTTCATATATAGGCGTGATGTCTATTGATGATGAAGAAGCAAATGTGTTGATTCATGATTGTGCTAGACCTTTTCTTTCTCAAGATGTCATATCAAGATGTATTCAAAGTTTGGACGCACACAACGCAATAGATGTTGCTATTCCTACTGCAGATACGATTATAGAGATTTCTTCTTTGGGATTTATCCATAATATTCCCAAAAGAGATACATTAATGCGTGGGCAAACTCCCCAGTGTTTTAAGCTTTCTTTGATTAAAAAAGCACATCAAATGGCGATTAATGATGATGATTTTACTGATGATTGTGGGCTTATTCTAAAATACAATTTGGGGGAAGTTTTTGTAGTAGAGGGTGAAAGTGAGAATATCAAAATCACTTACGCTCAAGATATTGTTTTAGCCGATAAACTTTTCCAAACTAAAACTATTTTCGCGCCTGAGACAGACCTTTCCAAACTTTCGTTGGGGGGGGGGGGTATTAGTCGTTTTTGGTGGCACGAGTGGAATAGGCAAATCCATTGTCGAAATCGCTCAAAGCTACCAAACTCGTGTCTTTGCTCTTTCTAG
- a CDS encoding SDR family oxidoreductase: protein MAQSYQTRVFALSRRNGCDVTSLESIQTSLANIFQQYGRIDYIVNCAGILHFGALANRDYCDIRHEIEVNYFGSINIIKASLPYLLRNPKGASIALFTSSSYTRGRALYSIYSSTKAAITNLGQALAEELSNENIRVNIINPARTATPMRTSNFGKEPVESLLDPDIVAQTTLYALLSDLSGQVIDVRKN from the coding sequence ATCGCTCAAAGCTACCAAACTCGTGTCTTTGCTCTTTCTAGACGTAATGGCTGCGATGTTACTTCATTAGAATCTATACAAACTTCCTTAGCAAATATTTTTCAACAATATGGCAGAATTGATTATATTGTAAATTGTGCAGGGATACTTCATTTTGGTGCGTTAGCTAATCGTGATTATTGTGATATAAGGCATGAGATTGAAGTTAATTACTTCGGTTCTATTAATATCATCAAAGCAAGCCTCCCTTATTTGCTTCGCAATCCCAAGGGAGCAAGTATAGCACTTTTCACTTCAAGCTCTTACACGAGAGGGAGAGCTTTGTATTCGATATACTCTTCTACAAAAGCCGCTATTACAAATCTTGGACAAGCTTTAGCGGAAGAATTAAGCAACGAAAATATACGTGTTAATATTATAAACCCCGCTCGCACAGCTACTCCAATGAGAACTTCTAACTTCGGCAAAGAACCTGTGGAAAGTTTATTAGACCCTGACATAGTCGCTCAAACCACGCTTTATGCTTTATTGTCTGACTTAAGCGGGCAAGTGATTGATGTGAGGAAAAATTAA
- a CDS encoding CDP-glycerol glycerophosphotransferase family protein, whose amino-acid sequence MSSLRGLGFSKDSFLRVKWRRLRQKKKEILLITKIRLRYYWITRKTTIKIKQLQSKDTIKVAFLQMYAGECQNHILFEKLLGDQCFEPYFIINPDISRSDENFRVQYERAYNEIALKYGKERVLHGYDFVSQTFYDYVDRFDLMTTANPYDSMAHQFFKIKYWVKKSIPVFYISYFYMGRCIVTIDNLKLETSNYFWKFFVENQGVIALAKKCQVIKGKNMILSGYPKMDSLASIPSCPQKKRKLIIIAPHHSIYEAQSAIGSFLQYYDILWQCMQTHHDIDFVFRPHPLLYQQLARDDFWGEQKTKEYYDKVCALNNVTYSTQGDYTELFAQSDGLIHDCGSFMAEYLYTGKPCAFLYRDTLNPQEAWTEFGRKCVGVHYPIHKSDDIDWFIQNVIISGNDSKKAQRESFAQNEVMINYPHATQTIYELLKQTFSK is encoded by the coding sequence ATGTCAAGTTTAAGAGGTTTGGGGTTTAGTAAAGATTCTTTCCTTCGGGTGAAATGGCGAAGACTTAGGCAAAAGAAAAAAGAGATTTTGTTAATAACCAAAATAAGACTAAGATACTATTGGATTACAAGAAAAACTACAATAAAAATCAAGCAGCTTCAATCAAAAGATACAATCAAAGTCGCCTTTTTGCAAATGTATGCGGGGGAGTGCCAGAATCATATACTTTTTGAAAAACTATTAGGCGATCAATGTTTTGAACCTTATTTTATTATAAATCCAGATATTTCAAGGAGTGATGAAAATTTTAGAGTGCAATATGAACGCGCCTATAATGAGATTGCTCTTAAATACGGAAAAGAGAGAGTCTTGCATGGGTATGATTTTGTCAGTCAAACTTTTTATGATTATGTTGATAGGTTTGATTTGATGACAACAGCTAATCCCTATGATAGTATGGCTCATCAATTTTTTAAGATAAAGTATTGGGTGAAAAAATCTATCCCTGTATTTTATATTAGCTACTTCTATATGGGACGATGTATAGTAACTATAGACAATTTAAAGCTAGAAACATCAAATTATTTTTGGAAATTTTTTGTAGAGAATCAGGGCGTGATTGCATTAGCTAAAAAATGTCAAGTAATCAAGGGTAAAAATATGATATTAAGCGGGTATCCAAAGATGGATTCTTTAGCAAGCATTCCTTCTTGTCCTCAAAAAAAGCGTAAGCTTATTATTATCGCTCCACACCATTCCATTTATGAGGCTCAATCAGCTATCGGTTCATTTCTCCAATACTATGATATTTTATGGCAATGTATGCAAACACATCACGATATAGATTTTGTGTTTAGACCTCACCCATTGCTTTATCAACAGCTTGCTAGAGATGATTTTTGGGGCGAGCAAAAGACGAAAGAATACTATGATAAAGTCTGTGCTTTGAATAATGTTACTTACTCTACGCAAGGTGATTATACTGAGCTTTTTGCTCAATCTGATGGGTTAATCCATGATTGTGGCTCTTTTATGGCTGAATACCTCTATACTGGAAAACCTTGTGCGTTTCTTTATAGGGATACATTGAATCCGCAAGAAGCTTGGACAGAATTTGGGCGAAAGTGTGTAGGGGTTCATTATCCTATACACAAGAGTGATGATATTGATTGGTTTATCCAAAATGTCATTATATCAGGTAATGATTCTAAAAAAGCCCAAAGAGAATCTTTTGCTCAAAATGAAGTGATGATTAATTATCCTCACGCGACACAGACGATTTATGAGCTTTTAAAACAAACATTCTCTAAGTAG
- a CDS encoding LicD family protein, producing MNLMQAELLQISKAFKKACEEHQLRYFMIGGTLLGAVRHQGFIPWDDDMDFVMPRADYEKLIGLFEQGDLGLESQYNLCYIKPNDTYYFPFIKLEDMNTTLIDKYESPTAKVIKFPFCKCDDKEPRGNIVYQTMGVNIDIFPLDYMKGNYKDHLTHYGIFRLMMQFPHCDIARLSRGLLKKILLKGIKALPREYVLKKVGHTMRFGPQKDSGKYLSYWYAIWGYRVHFDKKDFEESVSLAFEDTSFLAPKNFDRILKLTFGDYMSLPPEEERFTHANDDTIIDLNSPYKDAKYKGFLHPRNDKRNTQTDSLYHY from the coding sequence ATGAATCTCATGCAAGCAGAACTTTTGCAAATCTCAAAAGCGTTTAAAAAGGCATGTGAAGAGCATCAATTGCGATATTTTATGATAGGGGGGACATTACTTGGAGCAGTGCGGCATCAAGGATTTATCCCATGGGACGATGATATGGATTTTGTAATGCCAAGGGCTGATTATGAGAAACTCATAGGGCTTTTTGAACAAGGGGATTTGGGATTAGAATCCCAATATAATCTGTGTTATATCAAACCCAATGATACTTATTATTTTCCGTTTATAAAACTTGAAGATATGAATACGACTTTAATTGACAAATACGAATCTCCCACAGCAAAAGTTATCAAATTCCCCTTTTGTAAGTGTGATGATAAAGAGCCTCGTGGAAATATTGTCTATCAAACAATGGGTGTAAATATTGATATATTTCCTCTTGATTATATGAAAGGCAATTATAAAGATCATCTTACACATTATGGCATTTTTCGTTTGATGATGCAGTTTCCACATTGTGATATTGCGCGTTTAAGTAGAGGTCTGCTAAAGAAGATTTTACTTAAAGGTATTAAGGCATTACCTAGAGAGTATGTGCTAAAGAAAGTGGGTCATACCATGAGATTTGGTCCTCAAAAAGATAGTGGCAAGTATCTCTCATATTGGTATGCAATTTGGGGTTATCGTGTGCATTTTGATAAAAAAGATTTTGAAGAAAGCGTGAGTTTAGCATTTGAAGATACTTCATTTCTAGCCCCTAAAAATTTTGACAGAATCTTAAAGCTAACATTTGGGGATTATATGTCTCTTCCTCCCGAAGAGGAGAGATTTACCCATGCTAATGATGATACGATTATAGACTTGAATTCACCTTATAAAGATGCAAAATACAAAGGTTTTCTTCATCCTCGCAATGACAAAAGGAACACCCAAACAGATTCTTTGTATCATTATTAG
- the eutH gene encoding ethanolamine utilization protein EutH produces the protein MEHLGQMILYLMIFCSIIGCVASIFKPYSPLATQYLNGLYTIGHIFVAIAGIFAIIPHLVGMLEKLIVPFYKSTLLEPSLAITSILAVDMGGYQVAMQVCESYEGLAMAMFVGYMSGATIVFSIPVGLRILDVSLHKDFALGIMIGFLSIPFGVFVSCLIAILSPVSIRETISTQGVGTHMLTLDILFVLYNLLPLFIFSLAISLGLYFAREIMIKIFRGFGYIIDVWCKVFLALFLIEHFSGFFSHYFGGFPFDAVFADSTDQVRALEIAGYTGLMLSGAFVMCYLLNLFLESKRELFTHFRIDVTLISGIMACSSNVLVGYPMLAQMASDIRIKVIAFSVCGGFLLGDHLSFSANFQPSLIVAVSVGKIVGGILSIYLTRFFMTNNR, from the coding sequence TTGGAACACTTAGGACAGATGATTTTATATCTCATGATTTTTTGTAGCATTATTGGTTGTGTTGCGTCCATTTTTAAGCCCTATTCACCTTTGGCAACGCAATATCTCAATGGATTATATACTATCGGGCATATCTTTGTTGCAATCGCTGGAATTTTTGCAATTATTCCTCATCTTGTAGGAATGCTTGAAAAGCTTATTGTGCCATTTTATAAAAGCACACTTCTTGAACCTAGCCTTGCTATTACAAGCATACTTGCGGTAGATATGGGTGGTTATCAAGTTGCTATGCAAGTATGTGAAAGCTATGAAGGTTTGGCAATGGCAATGTTTGTTGGGTATATGTCGGGCGCAACAATTGTTTTTAGTATTCCTGTGGGTTTGAGAATCTTAGATGTTTCACTGCATAAAGATTTTGCATTGGGGATTATGATAGGATTTCTAAGTATTCCTTTTGGTGTTTTTGTGAGCTGTCTTATTGCTATTTTGTCTCCTGTGTCTATACGAGAGACAATCTCTACACAAGGTGTCGGAACACACATGCTCACTTTGGATATACTTTTTGTGCTTTATAATCTCTTGCCACTTTTTATTTTTTCCCTTGCTATCTCTTTGGGGCTTTATTTTGCACGAGAGATAATGATTAAAATATTTCGTGGATTTGGATATATAATTGATGTGTGGTGCAAAGTTTTTCTAGCATTATTTCTCATCGAACATTTTAGTGGATTTTTTAGCCATTATTTTGGTGGTTTTCCTTTTGATGCGGTTTTTGCAGATTCAACAGACCAAGTGCGCGCGCTAGAAATTGCGGGCTATACCGGCTTAATGCTTTCTGGTGCATTTGTGATGTGTTATCTTCTTAATCTCTTTTTGGAATCTAAACGAGAATTATTCACGCATTTTAGAATCGATGTTACATTAATCAGTGGAATCATGGCATGCTCGAGTAATGTTTTGGTGGGTTATCCAATGCTTGCACAAATGGCAAGCGATATTAGAATCAAGGTGATTGCTTTTAGCGTTTGTGGGGGATTCTTACTTGGAGACCACCTCTCGTTTAGTGCAAATTTTCAACCGAGTTTGATTGTGGCTGTGAGTGTTGGAAAAATAGTAGGTGGGATTTTAAGTATCTACTTGACTCGTTTTTTTATGACAAACAATCGATAG
- a CDS encoding asparagine synthase C-terminal domain-containing protein produces MKSCTLHHADKIYCMSHYLAFRYIAREDKNFFPNLHHQVFKPNWQSDLITDVEHLDYYIADKMKNLNPNTTGVMLSGGMDSAIVASYLPKGAKAFTLKCIGSESGIDETIQAQIYAKAYHLEHIIVEVHWDEILRRIPSICQFDGVPFHSIEVLIDILLDKAKNLGITTMCLGESFDLVFGGMDKILSKDWEFDEFVNFYTFLDPKLVLKEWVDTREVFEPYRINQNKIDFLRFLDEIFAIESSTSYWHIFQKHNMGCLDPSQKAKLATPLDLQRIRSGDSKYIVRELFARRYPELPIPNKIPMPREVDFWLKDWKGPSRKEFIKDSHLELSGDQKWQLFCLETFLNLFDS; encoded by the coding sequence ATGAAATCTTGTACATTACACCATGCCGATAAAATCTATTGCATGAGTCATTATCTTGCCTTTCGTTATATTGCAAGAGAGGACAAAAACTTTTTTCCAAATCTCCACCATCAAGTTTTTAAGCCCAATTGGCAAAGCGATTTGATTACTGATGTGGAACATTTGGATTATTATATTGCCGATAAGATGAAAAATCTCAACCCAAACACCACAGGAGTTATGCTAAGCGGTGGAATGGATTCAGCAATTGTTGCGTCTTATCTCCCCAAAGGTGCAAAGGCTTTTACGCTCAAATGTATTGGTTCCGAATCGGGCATTGATGAAACGATTCAAGCGCAAATTTATGCAAAGGCATATCACCTAGAACATATCATTGTCGAGGTGCATTGGGACGAGATTCTAAGACGCATACCAAGTATTTGCCAATTTGATGGTGTGCCATTTCATTCTATCGAGGTTCTCATCGATATTCTTTTAGACAAAGCAAAGAATCTAGGCATTACAACGATGTGTTTGGGTGAAAGCTTTGACTTGGTGTTTGGTGGAATGGATAAGATTCTTTCTAAAGATTGGGAGTTTGATGAGTTTGTCAATTTCTATACTTTCTTAGACCCCAAGCTTGTTTTAAAAGAATGGGTGGATACGCGTGAAGTTTTTGAACCCTATCGAATCAATCAAAACAAGATTGACTTTTTACGCTTTCTTGATGAAATCTTTGCCATAGAATCCAGCACTTCATATTGGCATATCTTTCAAAAACACAATATGGGTTGTCTCGACCCTTCACAAAAAGCAAAGTTAGCAACACCGCTTGATTTGCAACGAATAAGAAGCGGGGATTCTAAATATATCGTTCGCGAACTCTTTGCCAGACGTTATCCAGAACTTCCTATCCCAAACAAGATTCCAATGCCACGTGAAGTCGATTTTTGGCTAAAAGATTGGAAAGGACCAAGCCGCAAAGAGTTTATCAAAGATTCACATCTTGAACTTAGTGGAGACCAAAAATGGCAACTTTTTTGTTTGGAAACATTCTTAAATCTTTTTGATTCTTAA
- a CDS encoding asparagine synthase C-terminal domain-containing protein: MDTQTFFGIHNTFYQSLDNPFNDLSQAIVQNGFSDYSKYGITSFFVFRYPILQYTMFEGFFRKVDFAKSPNNHLTFSTRNLSLQKAVDIAEYLLLESLDSKVGNAARIGILLSGGLDSSLLVAMCKRIFPNRDIYTYSMGFYGDDEFEYSDEVAKLFSSKHSKQILNADDYFGTNSLLPSLIKQKAAPLHPNELPLAIAETKARKDCCDIILCGEGADDVFGGYSHNLAMYLSYQNDKQSFFRHILQEYRYFSMDKIRSLVHEKYLVDDCEMIAPLFEQDTLPHHLQDVMLYFIQMLHTRGLIERGMNALRYNGFAEGFVFLDSALLTFVNSLPFDFKLHILQVENAQKHISSLKGDYKAFSDSHCIAKFLLKEIAKSYLPESIIYRVKKGFPVPFALWDKQSPIMPNLNAHIFKDNSLSTLNAWEKFMVYNLNTFINVFDSYRLRGGGQNSLIACLIAFLFRSFLFLILFLSTLQILTHTILPKERQ; this comes from the coding sequence TTGGACACACAAACATTTTTTGGAATCCATAATACTTTTTATCAATCTTTGGATAATCCATTTAACGATTTATCGCAAGCTATTGTGCAAAATGGATTTAGTGATTATAGCAAATATGGCATTACAAGCTTTTTTGTTTTTCGCTATCCTATCTTGCAATATACAATGTTTGAAGGGTTTTTTCGTAAGGTTGATTTTGCAAAATCTCCAAACAATCACTTAACCTTTAGCACACGCAATCTCTCTTTGCAAAAGGCGGTGGATATTGCCGAATATCTCTTATTAGAATCCCTAGATTCCAAAGTTGGCAATGCAGCGCGTATAGGAATATTGCTAAGTGGTGGGCTTGATAGCTCTTTACTTGTGGCAATGTGCAAAAGAATCTTTCCAAATCGAGACATTTATACTTATAGTATGGGGTTTTATGGTGATGATGAATTTGAATATTCTGACGAAGTTGCAAAACTTTTTTCAAGCAAACATTCTAAGCAGATTCTTAATGCTGATGATTATTTTGGAACAAACTCGTTATTGCCTTCTCTTATCAAACAAAAGGCTGCCCCACTGCACCCAAACGAGCTTCCATTAGCAATCGCAGAAACTAAAGCGCGCAAAGATTGTTGCGATATTATACTCTGTGGTGAAGGGGCTGATGATGTGTTTGGTGGATATTCGCATAATCTTGCGATGTATTTAAGTTATCAAAATGATAAGCAATCATTTTTTCGGCATATTCTGCAAGAATATCGCTATTTTTCTATGGATAAAATCCGCTCGCTCGTTCATGAAAAATATCTTGTTGATGATTGTGAAATGATTGCACCTCTTTTTGAGCAAGATACATTGCCACATCATTTGCAAGATGTGATGTTATATTTTATTCAAATGCTTCATACTCGCGGGCTGATTGAACGCGGTATGAATGCTTTGCGTTATAATGGTTTTGCAGAGGGATTTGTCTTTTTAGATTCTGCTTTACTTACTTTTGTCAATTCTTTACCTTTTGATTTTAAGCTGCATATTTTGCAAGTTGAAAATGCCCAAAAACACATCAGCTCTTTAAAGGGTGATTACAAGGCATTTAGCGATTCGCATTGTATTGCAAAATTTTTGCTCAAAGAAATTGCTAAATCGTATCTCCCAGAATCGATTATCTATCGTGTCAAAAAGGGTTTTCCTGTGCCTTTTGCATTGTGGGATAAACAATCTCCAATCATGCCAAACCTTAATGCACATATTTTTAAAGATAATTCCTTAAGCACACTCAACGCATGGGAAAAATTTATGGTGTATAATCTGAATACATTTATCAATGTATTTGATTCTTATCGCCTGCGGGGGGGGGGGCAGAATAGTTTAATTGCGTGCCTTATCGCCTTTCTTTTTCGCTCTTTCCTCTTTTTGATTCTCTTTCTATCTACACTACAAATTCTCACTCATACCATTTTACCTAAGGAGCGACAATGA
- a CDS encoding radical SAM protein → MPNVLQKAYKECQRFKKRCKRYALTLLRIFFNSYHQHSKMPLSRAYLNELSNLVLITGQNCSLKCKNCANFSPYLAKTMPFYPYEEICQDLQAITEECRILHLGIQGGEFFLHPNALQILEYIANNPRIQQVTIATNATIIPKDSLLAIIKQSNKIAVRLSDYGEVNYKSAQKLESVLIAHDISHYTHRYAHGDSQWRDCGGKELTRLKDKVVQKIFEECIFGKYCLSMENGFISRCSRGVIAHLVQGFSLGANDGILVRPNAKRAFATYNAQTYAHYSSGGGDMNKNYLPSFDFPTLKRFLESPAPIEACYYCYGTSGKTIPPGVQLTPEEVKSIANANQS, encoded by the coding sequence ATGCCAAATGTATTACAAAAAGCTTACAAAGAATGCCAAAGATTCAAAAAAAGATGCAAAAGATATGCGCTCACATTGCTGCGAATATTTTTCAATTCTTACCATCAACACTCAAAAATGCCTTTGTCAAGAGCCTATCTCAATGAGCTTTCGAATCTCGTTCTTATTACCGGGCAAAATTGCAGTCTTAAGTGTAAGAATTGTGCGAACTTTTCTCCCTATCTTGCAAAGACGATGCCTTTTTATCCCTATGAGGAAATTTGTCAGGACTTGCAAGCTATCACAGAAGAATGCCGCATTTTACACTTAGGGATACAAGGGGGTGAGTTTTTTCTCCACCCGAACGCCTTGCAGATTCTAGAATATATTGCGAATAATCCACGCATTCAACAAGTTACGATTGCGACTAACGCAACGATTATCCCTAAAGATTCTCTGCTGGCTATTATCAAACAAAGCAACAAGATTGCTGTGAGACTTTCAGATTATGGAGAGGTGAATTATAAAAGTGCACAAAAGCTAGAATCTGTGCTTATTGCGCACGATATTTCGCACTATACGCATCGCTATGCGCATGGGGATAGCCAATGGAGGGATTGCGGAGGTAAAGAATTAACACGATTAAAAGATAAGGTTGTCCAAAAAATCTTTGAAGAATGTATTTTTGGAAAATATTGTTTAAGTATGGAAAATGGTTTTATCTCACGATGCTCAAGAGGTGTTATTGCGCACCTTGTTCAAGGCTTTAGCCTAGGTGCAAACGATGGAATCCTTGTGCGTCCTAATGCTAAAAGAGCATTTGCAACTTATAATGCACAAACTTACGCTCATTATAGCAGCGGGGGGGGGGATATGAATAAAAATTATCTGCCTTCTTTTGATTTCCCCACACTGAAAAGGTTTTTAGAATCCCCTGCCCCTATAGAGGCTTGTTATTATTGCTATGGCACAAGTGGTAAAACCATACCCCCGGGTGTGCAACTCACCCCTGAAGAGGTTAAATCAATCGCCAATGCAAACCAATCATGA